In Deltaproteobacteria bacterium, the following are encoded in one genomic region:
- a CDS encoding M48 family metallopeptidase → MKPPSEILAQLNRDGAALAARFGLQYRAIEAELPRVKRRYGVCFADGTIRIRLTHATSGGPLAYSSLVNTLCHELAHLRHFNHGARFKRLYREILEHARAVRIYRPGAEQRARPLAPALPHRVMRGAPRTTTRLAGADASARRPLQLALFEADSR, encoded by the coding sequence GTGAAGCCGCCGTCGGAGATTCTCGCCCAGCTGAATCGCGATGGCGCCGCGCTCGCGGCGCGCTTCGGGCTCCAGTACCGCGCCATCGAGGCGGAGCTCCCGCGCGTGAAGCGCCGCTACGGCGTGTGTTTTGCCGACGGCACGATCCGCATTCGGCTGACGCACGCCACGAGCGGAGGGCCGCTCGCATACTCGAGCCTCGTGAACACGCTCTGCCACGAGCTCGCGCACCTACGCCACTTCAATCACGGCGCGCGCTTCAAGAGGCTCTACCGCGAGATCCTCGAGCACGCGCGGGCGGTGCGGATCTACCGGCCTGGCGCCGAGCAACGCGCGCGACCGCTGGCTCCGGCGCTGCCGCATCGCGTCATGCGCGGCGCGCCTCGCACGACCACGCGGCTCGCTGGCGCGGACGCTTCCGCGCGGCGCCCGCTTCAACTCGCGCTGT